Below is a genomic region from Echinicola rosea.
TTAAAAACAGATGGCTTCTTCCCTCCGTCCATCGCATTGACGGATTGGTTTCGGTTTCAGAATCGAATTCAAGTTAGTAAGCCAATGAAAAGGAATCAAACACCGCATTACCATCTCCTTCGACGAAAAGCCCGGGTTTTACGCCCCACTGCCAGAACTCCAGAAATTCTCCCTTAAGCAGGTCACTTCCTGTTCCGTCCACCGACAGCTGTTGCCATTCACCATCTTCTCTTTGATAGGCAAAACGTACTTCATGGCCGTTTTCTACCTGTGCTTTGAGGGCGATCTGTTCACGCTCCACTGTCACACCTTTTCCCAGTGCGGTATATTTTCCGTCCCTGACCTCAAAAACCGCCAGTTTGCCGTCTTTCAACCCCGCTCCGAGCATATTGGCATGGGTACCGTATAGCATCAGCCCTTTGAGGTGATCGTCCTCGTTGGGCAATTCCGCCACCACTTGATAGGCCGGCTTTTCGGGCACCACACAAAGTGCCGTGGCCCAGGCCTCCTGCTTCAGGCTGCCCGACAACTGCAACTGTCCATCCTCCACCCTTGTGGAGGGTTCGTTACTGGCCAGGTCCCAGCGCCACCAACCCTTGAGCTGATCCCCATCAAAGTCATCGTCAATGGAAAGTGGGGAGACACCACCAGTACTGTCCGCCATCAGGTCCACCGTCTTAAAATATGGCCAACCCGTCTTTTCGTCCCAATAAAACGGGCTGAGCAATGCCGACCTGCCCATATACGGAAAGCCCTCCTTGGCATAGGCATGGAAGAGGTAATACCAACGGTCACTGCCTGTGGAAACAGGTGTGCCGTGTCCCGGGCATTTCCAGTTGCCAAAATCGGTCAAAATGGGGTTTCCGCTATATTTTTCCCAAGGCCCTTCCATCTGCTTTGCCCTGGCCACGCCGACCTTGTAGTCGCAGCCACCACCACAACAGGCCGCACCCGAGTAAAGCAAGTACAGGTACTCCCCGTGCCGTACAATGGACTGCCCTTCGATCCCGCCACGCTCCCAGTTGTCCGTTTCGGCGGTCACCACGGGAAAAGCCTCCCCTTCAAGCGACAGGCCATCCCCGGAAAGCTTGGATCCCAGCAGCTGGATAGGCTTATCGGGATTGAGCCCGTAGGCCTTCCAAGTAATATAAAGCTGTCCCTTCTGGTCAAACACATAGGCATCGATGCTTTCCGAGCCCCATTCGATCAGCTCGCCATGGTCGGTAAAGCCCTTGCTGATATCAGCGGTACTGGCCACGCCGATGCAGGAGATGCCGTCCTTTCGGCGCGCGGTATAATAACAGAAAAACTTCCCGTCAAGATAAAACAGCTCCGGAGCCCAAAAGCTCCCCATCGTCCAATCGGGTGCCTCCATGAACACATAACTTTCAAACTGCCAAGTTTCAAGGTCGGTAGAGGAATAAATGGGATAGATCGGCGCCCAGTCATTGGAGGTGCCACAGGCATAATAGGTCCCGTCCACTTCGATCACCGAAGGGTCGGGAAACTCCCCGCGGATGATGGGGTTTTGGATGGAAACAGGCTGATGGGAAGCTTCTTCCTGCTTGGTTCCCCCGCAAGCACACAGCAGGGCAAGGCATAAAAATAGAATAGGTCTGTTCATAGGTTTATCGATTTAGTAAGTAAATATAAAGATATCCCGCCAAACTGCAACAACTTAAGATCCCTGGTCACGAGAAAAGCCCCCCCTTGAACCGTTCCTGTTTTCCGGTAGTAACTTTCAAGGTTGTGGCCGGGAATTCACAAAGACCATATTATGTATATCCGCAAATGCACCAGTGGCCAAATAAACCAACAGCAACAATGGCAATAGGTTGTTTATGTTGCTGGGGCCAATAAATTATAGGATCCGGTACCATGGTACGGACCTGTTCTGCACCGGCTATCTCCCAAGAATGGAATCTTTAATAAATACTTAACTGTCATAGGTACGTGTTTTTCATGATTATGGGCTTTATTTGAAAATATAAAATCCCCACCCATGACCCTTGACCATTGTTCAGACCAGGAACTGCTACTCCTTGTAAAAGAGGGGAACACCCTTGCCTTTGACGAGCTGTTCAACAGGCATTGGGAAGTGCTGTACCTTAGGTCCTTCAGTCTGCTACGTGACCCTGCGACCTGCGAGGACATCGTCCAGGATGTTTTTTTGAAAATATGGCAGAACCGCGACACCATCCAGATCAGCCACTTCAACAGCTACCTGCAAACGAGCGCCCGCAATGGTGCCCTTAAGTTCCTTGCCAAACAAAAACTGGAGGCACGGCACCTCAACACCATTTCAACATTGGAACTGCTCTACCATACCGAAGATGAAATGGATGCAAAGGAGCTGGAAAGCGAGGTTTTGGCCTCTTTGGAACACCTGCCCAAAAGGTGCAGGGAAATCTTTGTGCTCAGCAGGTTCAACAACATGTCCAATGGCGAAATTGCCAAAAAACTAATGCTCAGCCACCGGACAGTGGAAAACCAACTGTACAGGGCCATCAAGCACCTACGTGAGGTCCTTCCCCATATCCTGTGCTGGCACATTTTCAATGGCTGGTATTAAGGTAAGGTTACCCAGGTTAAACAATGGTTAATTCCACCATTCACCATGAGTGCATTGCCTGCCAAACCGGTCTATATAGTTGAACAGGGCAAGTACCATGAAGCGCAAAGAACAGCAATTATTTGAAAATTACCTGAAGGGAAGGTTATCGGAAAACCGGAAAAAGCTGGTTGAGGAATTCTATGAAATGGAGTCCCGGCGGACCACTGGGTGGGACACCCTTCGAATGGGAAATAAAGAGGATGTCAAAAGGCGGATAAAGCCCCGTCCGGTCTCCGGTAACAGCAGGCGCCGAATACCCATTGTCAATATCGCCGCGTCATTGTTGCTGGCATTGGCTGTTTCCTTTATCGTTTTTGTTTCCCTTCCCAAAAATCCCCCGGTGGAGATGGTCGAAAAGACAACCGCCTATGGACAGACCTCAACGATCCATTTGGAGGACGGCTCCACCATATGGCTTAACGCAGGAAGCACGGTAAGTTATCCAAAGCATTTTCCTTCCGGATCACGGCAGGTCAACTTGGTCGGGGAAGCCTTTTTCGAGATCCGGCCCGATGTTTCACGGCCTTTTGTGGTCAGTACCCCAACGATGACGACCACCGTACTGGGCACTTCCTTTAACATTACCGCCTACCACAGGGACCCTACGACCATTACGGTTAGCACGGGCAAGGTTCTGGTCCAACGGCTTCCCGCAGCACCACTCTCCCCGTCCAAGAGGGAAATGATCCTCTACCCGAACGAACAGGTGGTCCTGAAGGGCTACGACTCCCCCATGTCCAGGGCATCCGTGAATGCCGAAAGGTACAGTTCCTGGAGGACCGGGGAGTACTTTTTGGACCAGATGACCATGGGTACGCTTGCCGGGACATTGGAAAGGAGGTTCGGTGTCAGGTTCATCTTCCATGATGAACAGCTCAAGGACTGCCAATTGTCGGGAAGGGTAAAAAAACAGTCCCTGTCCGCATTGATGGAACTACTGGCCACCACCCTGGCCATAGAATATAAAATAGATGGAAAAAAAGTACACCTGTATGGCCGTAGTTGTTGAACCTCAAGCACATTGCCTATGTAACACCCATGAAAAAAGGGTGCCGGACATGTTCGCACCACGTCCAGCACCTCGCTTTGTACAAAGCAACCGTTTCAAATCATTCCAATTCAAAACTTTCTCAAAACTATGAAATTATTTACAAAAAAGGGCATTGCCATGATAGTTGGCGCAATGTTTTTGTTCCTTTTCCACCCTTTTGCCTCCCAGGCAGGGGCCATCGGTCTATTGAACAGGGAAATTTCCGTTTCAGTTGCTGACCAATCCTTGCGGGCCGTTCTGGAGAAAATCGACAGGGACTACCAGATCGGCTTTATTTACAATGACCAATTGCCCGGCCTTGAAAGGCATATCTCCCTTTCGGTATCGGCCACTCCCCTGTCCCAGGTGCTTGACAGGATACTCCTGCCCAATGGACTCGGTTACAAGCTGGTTTCCGATCAGATTGCCGTGGTCCGGCACAGCCCCCCCCTCCCTGCTACGGGAAGCCTAAAGGGAACGGTCACGGGACTTCCCGACCACATGCCCCTTCCCCATGCCACGGTCCAGTTCAAAGGATCCGATAAATACACCTTGACCAATGAACTGGGCAAGTTCTATTTTCCCGAAGTACCCACGGGTACGCAAACCCTGCTGATCAGCTACATGGGGTATGAACCTACAGAAAAAAACGTGTCCATCTCCCCCGAGGGGACCGCAGAAATCAAGGTCCAGTTGCATTCCACGGTCAGCGAGCTGGAAGGTGTCACCATTACGGGTATCAGGCGTGGGGAAGTAAAGGCACTCAACAGCATGAAAAATGCCGAGAACATCAAATATGTCATGTCCCAGGAGCAGATCGAACGTTTTCCCGACCTTACCGTCAGTGAGTCCCTCCAACGGGTTCCCGGCGTGGCGGTAGGCTACAGTTATGGCATCCCACGGGACATCATCATCCGTGGCCTGAGCCAGGACCTCAGTTCCATGACCCTGAACGGCACGCGCCTCCCCTCCACCGGTGCGGGAGGAAGGGACACCGACCTGAACGGCATTCTTGCAAATTCCATTGAGAGCATCGAGGTCATCAAGACCTTGACCCCGGACAGGGATGCCGATGGCACGGGCGGGGCGGTAAACATCATCACCAAGTCCCCCGCCAAGGACGAAAAGCTGTTCGATGCAAAACTGGCCGGAGGGTACAACGGCCTGGTAAACAGGGCAACTTATGATGCAGGGCTGACCTTTGGGGAGCGAAAGGGCAGGACCAGTTATATTATCGGTGCCAGTTATGCCCGCAACTGGCGGGGAGAAGACCGGGTGGAAAAGGATTATGACACGTATACCGTAAACGGGACCGAATCCACTTACCTGAGCAACCTCGACCTAGACGGTTATGAGATCAAACGTGACAACCTGGCCATCAACGGCGAGTTCAAGTATTACCCCAATGACAGGTCCGAGCTTTACCTCCGCGGTTCCTATAACCTGTACTATGAAATCCAAAACCGCCTGGAACGCATCTTCAATATTGGCGAATACACCAGTGCCGACCGGGTAGAGGACCTGCGCATCACCCAATCGGGCAACTGGCGGGACTACCACAAGAACCTTTTGCAGGCATCATTGGGAGGCAAAAGCTATTTCGGAGACATGAAGCTGGAGTACGATCTAACCCTGTCCCAGGGAAAGTACGACCAGCCCATCTATTACAGTGCAGCATTTGAACGCAACGGCCTCTCTGCGGGCCTGGACCTACGGGATCCCGTTACCCCGCAATTTGAATTCAGCGAAGCGGATCCCTATGATACGGATGAATTCACCACGGGCAGGTACATCAACCGCCACGACAAATCCATTGACCGGGACGGCCAGCTGACCCTGAACATCAACAAACCCTACCAACTGGGAAGGCACAAGGGAAATGTAAAGTTTGGCGGACGTGGAAAGCTCAAATATAACGACCGGTCAAGGAACTATTTCCTCCATGACCTGGACGCGGGGAAATTTGTCCTGAGCGACTATCTTTCCGGTTACAGCAAGGAAGACCATTATGGGGGTGCCTATAATATGGGACGCTTTCCGGAGGCAGAGGCCATGGAGGAATACTACAACGGGCACCCCGAGCTGTTCAGTGACAACGAGACCTATACCCGGCAGAACACGGATCCGGATTCCTTCGAGGGAACCGAGTACCTTGCCGCCGCCTATGCCATGACCGAGCTCAATATCGACGACCTTCAGGTGATAACAGGGATCCGTTACGAAAAGACAGGCTTTGACTATGAGGGTAACCGCGTGAACTTTGATGACCAGGGCAATTATGTGAGCACCTCCCCGGCATCGACCGACCGGACCTTCGACGGATGGTTCCCATCGATCAACCTGCGTTATGCCATTGGCAGCAGGACCAATATCAGGGGAGCGGTAACAAGGTCCCTTTCCCGGCCCAGTTATTATGACCTGGTCCCTTGGGAAGAGGTGGAGACCCGTAGAAGCCGTGTCAAGATGGGCAATCCGGAGTTGACCCAGTCCACTGCCGTCAATTTCGATATCCTCTTTGAGCATTATTTCAAATCGGTGGGCATCCTGTCAGGGGGCGTATTTTTAAAGAACATCAACGACTATATCTACGAAAGCTCCTACATCCAGGAAGGCGGCACTTATGACGGCTATACGATCAACCAGACGGTCAACGGTGCCAATGCCGTTGCCAGGGGATTCGAGCTTGCCTGGCAGCAGCAGCTCACCTTCCTCCCAGGTATCTGGAACGGCCTGGGCATCTACGCCAACTACACCTATGTAAACAGTGAATTTGAAATCCCCGGGGCACAGTCTACAAGAACCGTCAAGCTTCCCGAGATGCGTCCCCATGTAGGCAATGTATCCGTTTCCTATGAAAAGTTCGGTTTTTCCGGCAGGATATCCATGTACTTTTACGGCACTTTCAATTCCGAACTGGCCGAAAACCCTGACAACGACCTTCAGGAGAAGGGCAGAAACCAATTGGATTTCTCTGCCTCCCAGCAGTTGACCGAACGATTGAGCCTTTTTGTTGGGGTCAACAACCTTACCAACGAACCCATTTCGGACATCTATCGGGACGGGCGTCCACAAAACGATGCCGTTTACGGTAGATGGGGACAGGTGGGCCTGAGATTTAAAACCTACTGATCAATAATTGAATAAAACAACATGAAGTCAATTCCACTCCTAACCATCCTCGCCCTTGTAATGGGCCTTGGCCAATTAACTGCCCAGGATTTTGCCCCCAGCCCTTTTCCGGACCGGATCGTACTGACCTGGAACGGCGACCCTCGCCACAGCCAGGCGGTTTCCTGGCGGACCGACACACAGGTTCCACAGGGAGTCGCCGAGCTTACCGTGGCTCCCGACTCTCCCCATCTCGAAGGGCCTGCAAAAAGTTTTCCGGCTACAGTGGAGCTGCTGGTCCAGCAGGGTGACAGCTCGCTATACCATACCGTTTCCTTCGATAACCTGACGCCCGGAACGCTATATGCCTACCGGGTAGGTTCTGAAAACCACTGGAGCGAGTGGTTCCACTTCAAAACGGCCCCCGAAGTACCAGGGGAATTCTCCTTTATCTATTTTGGGGATGCCCAGAACGACCTCAAGTCCCGCTGGTCCAGGGTCATCAGGCAGGCCTATAGCTCGATGTCCGATGCCGCATTCATGCTCCATGCCGGTGACCTGATCAACCGGACACATTCCGATCCGGAATGGGGCGAATGGAACCATGCCGGTGGCTTTATCCATGCCATGGTCCCCAGTATCCCCACCCCTGGAAACCATGAGTATGACAGGGACGAACAAGGAAAGCTTGAGCTGGACATCCATTGGCGAAAACAGTTCAACCTTCCCCTCAACGGCCCAACAGGCTTCGAGGAAACGGTCTACTATACCGACTATGGCAATGCCAGGATCATTTCGCTCAATTCACAGGAAATCGTACTGAACGACAGCTCACTTCACAGGCAAAAGGAATGGCTGGAAAGGGTCCTTCAGGAAAATCCCCGGGACTGGACGGTCATCACCTTCCACCATCCCATTTACTCGTCGAGTTCGGGAAGGGACAACCGGGAGTTCAGGGAGGCCTTTCGGCCCTTGTTCGAAGCGTACGGTGTGGATTTGGTATTGCAGGGCCATGACCATACCTATGGGCGGGGGCAAAACCTCCCCACGGGGGTCTCCGGGAAGTCCGGCAAGGGAAATGGACCGGTATATGTGGTCTCCGTCAGTGGTCCAAAGATGTACGAGCTGACCACCGATAAGTGGATGGACCGTGCCGCTTCGGAAACCCAGCTCTACCAATACATCACCATCAAGGAAAATAAGTTGACCTACCGTGCCCATACGGCCACCGGAAAACTGTATGATGCCTTTTACCTGGTAAAGGACAGGGAGGGCAACAATTCCTTTACCGATGAGGCCTCGATGGCCATTGAGCAGCGTACCGACCTCCCACCCCGGAAGCTAAAGGAGAAAAGCCCGGCGGAACTGGAGGAATATGAAAAAGTATATCCCAAAAAACACTGAAGGATTCCCCTATTGTAAGGATTTGCCTATTTTTTACCTGAAAGTTGTGCCCAACAGGCACAACTTTCAGGTTATCCCAAACCGACCGCCCCTTCGGCCAATACAGTTTTTTTGCTGAGGAACACCGGGCAGTGGACTGGGAGTGTATTCCTTGGCACAATGTCCAGGGACCTGATTTACATCAAGGCCACAGGGACCTCCAAACTCCCCCGCTACCCGAAGGCATCAACTGCTACTACAGGCACCCTTAACTGCCGAGCCTGCCCGCTCCGTGACCTGCCTACCATATAAACAGAACAAGGACCTGGAATCAAAACGGTAAACCTCCCCTTTGAACGGCAATGGGCAATCTTCCGGGGCATGCAGCATTATTTCGTACAACAAACCGGAAGTCAGGGCAGGAAAGGTGAAGGACAGAAAGGTGGGCAACGGAAAACAACCGATATCATTTCCCACATAATCGTCTTCCATGTGCAATTCTCCACATCCATAAACACGGTCGAGCAAATAAATATACTGTCCTGCCCTGTCCAGCCATTCCTTCAGGACAGGCCTATAGTGACGCGACCTGTCCACTTTAAGACAGATCAGGAGCTGACCGTTGATTCGGAACAGTTTTTTCTGCATGATCCCGGCGGCCAAATGGTCGGTTTTCCTGTCCGGAAAGCACCTGAGCAGGTCCCGGACGGAACCGTCCCATAGGATAAGGTAAAGTTTGGTAGTATTCTCCAATTCTATAAACTATTGTGGTTCAACAATCAATCATTTGGGCAATTGCAGGACCGGGGGCGAACGGAGGACCGTAAAAGCAAAATCAGGACTTTGCCTCTCAGAAAAGGTGCCCCAGGTCCGACCGGACGCTGCCAATGGGAAAACCAGCAATTTCCATGGCAGTCCTGTCCGGATAACCGACTCTGTTTTCAGCTTCCCGGTAAAAGGAAGGGCAGTGGCCAGTTCCCTCTTTGTACCAGCCCTGCCCCCAACGGATGCCCGCTAACCCAAGCACGTTGGCCTACGGGGCCGGCCACACTTTTTTCCCGGTCAAACCGGAAACCAGAGGGCTGGCTTCCGGAAACGACAATGTGCAGTCCCTTCACAAAATCTGGAAAGCAATATGGGGGCTGCCATATGCTGGTTTTACAGTCCCCGTTCAGATAACATGTGCAGGCTGAAATTAAGAAAAAACCATGTAAACATTGGCAAAACAACATGAAAACAAACAGTAAAAAATGACTATATTTCAAAAAAATTAACCCGATCATCCCTATAGGTCAATTGACCTTAGGTAAAACATAATAAATATCCCATTAAAATATGTCCGTTCCTTACATTTTACCGTACCCCGCTTACAAATATCGGCACATGACAAAATCAACACCAAAATCACTTAACTTCCATGCCCGAACACCATTGCCCAAATGCATTTCATTAACGGTATTTTCCTCGCCCTCCTCACCCATGTATTTTCACTGTTTTGCGGGACCTTCATCCTGTACAGGCTTTCCCCTTCAAAAATGTTCAAACGGTACGGAAGGCGTTATCTGTTCAAGGGACAAGGGGGATACCGGAAAATTGGTCTCCACCTTTTCAGGACCTTGCTGTCGATAGGGCCTTTGCGATACCTGGACCACCATTTGCTCTATCCTCCAAAACGCCATGCCCATTCCCTTGAAGAGGCCATGTACCTCCACTTTGCAAGGGAAGCCGAACACCTGTTCGCTTTTCTGTTGATTCTTGTCATGGTGGTGGCAGCTTTTTTTGCAGCGAACTCATGGGCGTATGCTTCTTTCCTCCTTTTCCTCAACTTTCTTTTTAACTTTTACCCCTTTTTGCACCACCAATCCGTTCGCCTGCGGATTGATGGCTTGATGGACCGCCCTGGTTTCCAGTCCGGGGACAACTGATCCGGTCCCGAGGCACATTTACGGATTACACGTCCGGGCCCAACGCCCCCTTCCATGTGATCTAATCGGCAATCCAACACCACCGGTGCCTTCATGTGGGACATGGGGTCTTCCCACATCCGCCCCTCACTGCCCTGTCCCCCTGCTGGGCGGGGATTCGTGGAAGTTCAAAAAAGGGAATCCATCCTGATCGGAAATAGCGATTCCCGGGAAAGCGGTTTTGTGACATAATCCACCGGCACATTGCCATGGGGCTTCCGTCGATCCAGGTCGCTTGGACCAACGGACGGGGATACGGTAAAAACGGCCGTCAATCATGAGCCCCTTCCCTATCCCTCCCTTCCGGGAAATCCCAATCCGATATTTCGGCAAACGGACATCAAAAAACAGTGGCCTCCCCTTGGAAGTACCCTTGTTCAGGGTGGCCAGGCAATTCCACGGTGGGGAAAATAAAGCCAGGGCAATGTCCGGAGAAACGTTCTGATCATTTCACCATGGGCCAGGTTGATTGCCAGACCATCATCCAACAATGACATTTCAGGATCATGCACTGGCCAAGTCCGTTTAACTCGGTCCATGCATTGGTTTATCTACGGCAAGCACAAGCATATGGAGCTGAAACCGATTCATAATCAGCCGCTTCGCCTTACAATCTGGAAACTGGACAGGGTAAGCGTAGCGGTACTACCGCCCAAAACTCCAAACCAACCGATTTTATTGCAAATGGACAAAAAGCTTCGACAGGTTGCTTCTTTCCAAGACGGATAATCATCTCAAATAACGTTTTAAGCCATATACATACATAAAATTTATTTTCAGACAGTGATTGTTTTGGCCTGATTTTCGATCTGACCATGGTTATCCTTTAATTATGGCATAATTCTACCCTTGGATCATCAAAAATTCCAGTCAAAATACCATTAAAGGATATTGAAAGTCAGTGAACATGGACAAGATAACAGCTACTGCCCTAGAGCTTCTTCGACTTGATAACGGGGTCATCCACTGTAAAGCAGTTCCTATGGCGTAGTGACCGGCAGAAAAACCTCCGGGCAGTTGCTGCTTTGTCCCTTGGCAAACGAGCGGCAGTCTTGGTAGATATCAGCAGGGCTTCCGGTGTTTCACAGGAATGCAGGGAGCTTTTTGCCAGTCCACAATGTGCAGATTTACAGTACGCCGTGGGGATTGTTGCAAATAGCAGGGTAGGCCATCTCATTGGCAATTTCTTTTTAGGATTCAACCAGCCCCTCTTTCCATTAAAAATATTTACTGAAAACTCAACAGCCATGGAATGGTTGACATCGATCAAAAATAATGAAAAAAAACAGCCAACATACCGATAACGATCATGATAAATCAATGGAACTTGTACAATTGGTATCCAGGATTGCAAGTTTTGACTTTCCCTGCAGGGTAAAAACAGCATCAACGGACGAACCGCTGGATGTGCTGGCCACCGGTCTGAACATGCTCGGGGAGGAAGTAGAGAAAAAAATAGGGGAAATTGCTGCCCTCAGGGAAGCCAACCTTAAACTTGGGAACTTCTCCCACACGTTGGCACATGATATCAAATCCCCCTTGAACACCACCGCTGGTATCCTGGAACTGCTGGACTCCGAGATCAAGGGCGGTGATCTTTCAAATTTGGACGAATATATCGAAATGCTGAAATCCCTGAACAGAAACAGCCTTGAAATGGTAAACGGTATTTTGGAGTATTCCAAAACCACCGTAAAATCCAGTAAGCGCGAAAAGATCGCTTTGAAGGAGATGTGTTCCAACATCGTGGATGGCCTATCCTTTGTCCAGCCGGTCAGCATATCCTATCAGATTGGGGTTCCCTATGTCCATTATAATGCTACCGCACTTTACCAGATCCTCTCGAACCTGATCAACAATGCCATCAAGTTCAACGATAAGGACAAATGCCAATTGGTTGTCAGCAGCATCCAACGGGAAAATGACATCTTGATCTCGGTCCAGGACAATGGCCCGGGGATCCCGGAGGAATACAGGGAAAATATATACGACCTCTTCTACCGCCTGAACAGGGACAACCAGCCAACAGGTACAGGACTGGGACTGGCAATCATCAAAACCATCCTCCTGGAAAACAATGGAAGGGTATGGACGGAATCCCCTGTGGGCGAAGGCACCATTTTCCATTTTACCGTACCCTTGGAGCAGTAATGTGCATATCCATATCGCATTGGCATTCAAACGTAGGCATTCCTGGTCCATAAGGGACACCACCTTGGGGCCTAAATGTCCATTACCTGTCGCCCAGGATCTCTTTGGACCAGTCAGAACCCCATTACCCCAAATCAGCTCCTGCAGGCAGACGGAGTGCCAACCCCCCGGACCATTGATCACAAAAATCCCCATGGCACATATTGATCCCCCGTGCACGCGACCGGTTTGCCCTACGTGCTGTCCACTGGGGCAATGGGGCCATTTATGATGGCCCCCACTCCATTGACCAGTTATTTCCAACCCCTGATCCAGTTCATGTCAATCCGTAAATGTTCTGGTCCATACAAAAAACGGGATGGCTTCCCAATTTTGACAAAGCAATATTGCTGAAACATAACCATTACCAAAACTATGGCTAAATCAACATTCTACCACGCAGGATGTCCTGTATGTGTAAACGCAGAAGAAGAATTACTGCGGCTGATCGACAAATCAGAGGTGGACATCATCCATTTGGGTGAGTCAAAAGACCGGATGGCAGATGCGGAAAAAGCCGGGGTAAAATCAGTGCCTGCACTTGTCACCCCAACGGGAAACGTTTTACACATCAACTTTGGCGCAAGCCTGGAAGATGTCTAAGACCAAGTGGAGAGGGGGCAATCCCTCTCCATTGTTATTGGACTGGGGCCATACAACATCACGCAATCCATTAAATACGTTTTCCATCTTATTGATACAGTTGATCCTGGTATTAAAACTTCATTGTTCCCCCAGCGCCATGGCAATAGCCCTGACACCAATTTCCAACTGCTCTTCATCCAATGAACCAAAGCCAAGTCGCAAACCGTTAATTGGCTGTCCATAGCTGAACTTATCAGGGGTAATGAGCTGAATGCCTTTTTGCATAAGGCTTTCGAGCATCCCAAACAAGTCCACATCTTCATGAAAGCCGACCCAATAGGACAAGCCACCACCTGGCTTCACATAACCTGCTTTCCCTTCAAGGTAATGGGTAAGGATTTGATGTAGCATATCCCGTTTCACCCTGTAATGGTTGGTCGCCTTTCTGAGGTGCCTTTTAATTTCACCTGATGTAATTAATTCAAGGACGGCCAGCTCCATAATAACATCTCCCTGG
It encodes:
- a CDS encoding glycosyl-4,4'-diaponeurosporenoate acyltransferase CrtO family protein, yielding MHFINGIFLALLTHVFSLFCGTFILYRLSPSKMFKRYGRRYLFKGQGGYRKIGLHLFRTLLSIGPLRYLDHHLLYPPKRHAHSLEEAMYLHFAREAEHLFAFLLILVMVVAAFFAANSWAYASFLLFLNFLFNFYPFLHHQSVRLRIDGLMDRPGFQSGDN
- a CDS encoding DUF7793 family protein, yielding MITGSSTVKQFLWRSDRQKNLRAVAALSLGKRAAVLVDISRASGVSQECRELFASPQCADLQYAVGIVANSRVGHLIGNFFLGFNQPLFPLKIFTENSTAMEWLTSIKNNEKKQPTYR
- a CDS encoding sensor histidine kinase, which produces MKKNSQHTDNDHDKSMELVQLVSRIASFDFPCRVKTASTDEPLDVLATGLNMLGEEVEKKIGEIAALREANLKLGNFSHTLAHDIKSPLNTTAGILELLDSEIKGGDLSNLDEYIEMLKSLNRNSLEMVNGILEYSKTTVKSSKREKIALKEMCSNIVDGLSFVQPVSISYQIGVPYVHYNATALYQILSNLINNAIKFNDKDKCQLVVSSIQRENDILISVQDNGPGIPEEYRENIYDLFYRLNRDNQPTGTGLGLAIIKTILLENNGRVWTESPVGEGTIFHFTVPLEQ
- a CDS encoding thioredoxin family protein, producing the protein MAKSTFYHAGCPVCVNAEEELLRLIDKSEVDIIHLGESKDRMADAEKAGVKSVPALVTPTGNVLHINFGASLEDV